The genomic region GTAAGACCATCCCGAAACATTCTCTCTAGTCTATAGATACCATAAAGTAGTATATAAGACTTAAGATAAAAAGGATGGAATAAAATGTCGATAACAATATTACAAATACTTACATAATCACCCAGGTTTATATCTTATTATTAAAATCAGCGTAAAAATTTGAAATGAGAGGGAACGTGTGAAAGAAATATCCAAAAAATGACTAAAACCATCCGTGAATTTGTCGAACGATTTTTTTAGAATGACCCCCATAAACAAAGTCGGAAGTGGCCTTTTCTGATTTCTTAATCATAACTCCGGCGTAAAACATAAAAAAATACAGTGAATGTTTGCACTCACTGTATTTCTTAGAAAATACGGGATGTTATTTTGTAGCTTTTTGAAGCTTTGTAATCATCTTCAGGGACTTACCTGTTCCAATGGCTACACACTCCAGTGGTTCTGGTGCAATATGAACAGGTACATCGATTTCATTGGACAGCCATTCCTGCATGCCTTTAAGCAGTGCACCACCACCAGTGAGTGTAATTCCCTGATCAACAATGTCACCACTTAATTCAGGAGGGCAGCTTTCAAGGGTGGTCTGAATAGCCTCAAGAATTTGTTCAAGCGACTCTTGTAACGCTTTCTGAATCTCTGTTGAAGTTAACGCAATGGTCTTAGGTAATCCGGATACCATATCACGTCCGCGAACCTCCATGGTTTCTTCAGGATGGTCAATTAACGCGTAGCCAATTTGGATTTTAACTTGTTCAGCGGTCCGTTCCCCAATTAGAACATTGTATTTTTTCCGTACATGCTGGATGATGGCCTGATCAATTTTGTCCCCGCCAACCCGGGTTGACTGTGAGGAGACAATTCCGCCAAAGGAGATTATGGCAACTTCACTTGTGCCTCCGCCAATATCAACGACCATATTGGAAACAGGCTCGTCCACTGGCAGACCTGCACCAATTGCAGCGGCGATAGGCTCTTCAATTAAATGAACATACTTAGCTCCGTATTCCTTTATTGCATTATGAATGGCGCGGCGTTCTACTGAGGTTGCACCTGTTGGAACACAAACGACAACAGAAGGCTTGCGTAACGAGTGACCTAACTTTTTGCTTACCTTTTTAAGCATTTCTTTAAGCATCTGTGAAGTCACTTCATAATCAGCAATCACGCCATCTTTCATCGGACGAACAGGTACAATGTTTTGAGGTGTTTTTCCAATCATTTGCTTTGCTTCTTCACCTACAGCAAGTACGTTTTGTGAAGTTGTATCAATGGCCACCACAGCGGGCTCGTTATATACAATGCCTTTATTTTTGGTATAAATAAGTAAATTAGCTGTACCGAGATCAATGCCAATTTCTGCTGATGAGAACATATCCTTTTCCTCCATTAGTTCTAGATTCCATGTATACTTAGTTAGTTTACCACTTTTTAATTATATATAAAAATTAAATATCTATAACAAAAAAATAACAGGGAGCATAGTCCCTGTAATAAAACTGGTTATTGTTGCTTACTTTCCAATAAATTGGCAAGTACGTGTTTCTTATAGCTTTCGATTTTACGTTCTTCATAACGATTAACACCGATTTTCTTTAGTTCGTTAACGTACCAGCCTTTACTTCCGATATGCATGTGACTCATCCTTTCATCCATAATCACACTGAAGTATTTTCAGAGTCTAGGTTATTCTAACATTCATCCGTGAATATATGAAAGAGAAAAACACCAGAAAATACCCGTATGAATTCTGGTAAATATCGTCTATAATTTTTAATAGATTGAATGAAAGGATTTATTATGAATGAAGATGTATTTATCAATGGAAGAAATTGAGGAACGGATGAATCACCTGCAAAATTCCTATAAAATTGAGGAAGAGAAGTTTTACAAGGTAGTAGAAGCGTGGGCGAACAAAGATACGGATGTTGAACAGAAATTGCTGGCAAGCTTTCAGGAACTCCTTCAGGTTGTTAGTGGTGAAATGGAACAGATGGATGAAACGATGGGGATGAAGCCCACCTGTCAAATGGGATGTGCCTTCTGCTGCTATTTTCCGATTATTGTTTCAAAGATGGAAGCTAAACTCATGACAAAGGCGATTGAGTGCTTCCCCCATGAACGTAAGGAACGCATTACAGCCCATTTAAAAACCTATTTTGAAAAGTATGGAGAAACATTGGAGACCATTACCTCCTTTGACTATCAAGAGGATTCTGATTTCAAACGGAAATATATCCGCAGTCACGTGCCCTGCCCTCTTTTAAATACGGAAACTAATATGTGTATGGCCTATGAAATCCGTCCTATTCCGTGTCGGACGTATGTGAACTATACAGATCCGAAAATTTGTGCAGAAAACGACATGCCTGAAGAGACGATAAGTTTTGAATTTTTATATAATGAATATATGGGTGCACTGAATGAATTTGTTCAGTTTTTATACGAAGAAGAACATACGGCTTTTATTGACTATCCGGATGATCTGTTTTCCTATGATTATCTGCCGAATTGGCTAAAAGCCTGGAGTGAGGAGAAGTCTATATAGTGTGGAGGTGTATGAATGGATATTGGATATATTCTTGCTGAAGAAAAAATCAAGACTTCCATTGATAAGGGAGAGCTGGATGACCTCCCGGGGAAGGGGAGGCCGCTGCCTGAGGATGATCTGGCCGGCGTATCTGAGGATTTACGTACAAGCTACCGGATGATGAAAAATGCCGGCATCCTGCCAGAGGAAATGAAAATTAAAAAGGAAATGGTAACTCTTGAAGAATTAATGAATCAGACCCGGGATGAGAAGCTGCAGGAGGAATATAAAGAAAAGCTGACCGAAAAGCACCTTCATTATCAGTCTTTAATGGATAAACGCAGACTATCCTCCTCACCGGCCTATCCGAAGTACAGAGGGAAAATTCAAAAGAGGTTTGGAATTCGATACTAGGGCGATTCGCTCTGGTTTATTTTTTGTAAAAAAGGATGAAGGTCCATTTGCATTTGCATGGCTAATTTATGAAAAAAAGTCCTTCAGCACAGGCTGAAGGACTTTTGAGCAAGGATTCACAATGGATGGTTCATTTATCCCAAACAGGATCATATGGGATGCTTTATTCCGTCGCCAGCGTCCGTATTTTTGCAAACTTGTCGTCTTTAAGCGGGACTTCGTTTGAAGTGGTTAACCATATTCCATACATACCTAGCTGAAGGGCTGGGGCCACTTCATTCATAAAGTTATCCCCGATGGAAAGCACCTGTTCAGGTTTCACGGCGTATCTGGCTAACACTTCCTCAAAATGCTTGTTAGTGTTCATTGGCTTTAAAGCGCTTGGGACAATATCAGAAAAAATATGGTCCAGGCCTAAAAACTTTAGTAAGCGATGAACATCATCTATTTCACTGTTGGTTATGAGCACAAGTTTCTTCGTTTTTGACAGTTCCTCTAAATATTGCTGCAGCCCGGGGGTGGGTTCAAGCATACCATCCAGATTTGCCATTTGTTCCTTTGTTCGGCGATAAGCCCACTGGGTATCTTCAACCGTCAGTCCGAAATGACGTGCGATGGAGTATGGCGGCCACCAGCCATCACCAATAGGGACAAAGCGCTGATAATCAAACTCGGATACAGACAGTTTTGTTGGTGCATTGTAAATATGTACCTGTTCATTGTCCCAATTTTGAGCATTCGTTAGTTCAGTCGTGAACGGATCCCAGGTCCAGATTACATCCTCCTGAACGTCATAGACTTTACCTATCGTTAAAGCATGCTCGCCAGCTAATGACTTCCGATAAAGCTCATCAAAGGCCTTATGGTGCTTTTCAGGGAGACGCTGTTTCAGGTTTTCGACCATTAAGGCAAAATGCTGGTCTCCCTCATATAAAGTGCCGTCTAAGTCAAAAATAATGACATCTGTTTTCTCAATAAACGAATTTAACATAGCCTAGTTCCTTTCTTCATTCTTTTCATAAAACCATGTACAATACATGATAACAGAATTATCTTAATTTTACATTGAAATAAAGGGTGGTTAAAATGTGTGGACGTTTTACGTTGCTTGCGGAGGAACTGGACATATTGGAGGCTTTTGGAGTAGCTCATGATATTGAAAACTACGAGCCGCGTTACAACATAGCCCCGGGACAATCTGTACTTGCGGTTGTCCATGACGGAGAGAAAAAACGAGCGGGATATTTGAAGTGGGGGCTTGTACCATCCTGGGCCAAAGATCCTTCCATTGGTTATAAAATGATTAATGCACGCACAGAAACAGCAGCTGAGAAGCCGAGCTTTAAACGCTTGATGGAGCGGAGGCGCTGTTTAATTGTAGCTGACAGTTTTTATGAATGGAAAAAACTTGATCACAAGACTAAGCAGCCGTTGAGAATTTCGCTGCAGGACCGTAAGTTGTTTGCCTTTGCCGGACTGTGGGATCGCTGGAAGCAGGGAGATAAGGAAATGGTTACATGTACCATTATGACGAAAAGCCCTAACGAATTTATGTCAGAGATTCATAACCGTATGCCTGTCATCCTGCCGAAAGAAAAGGAAGAAGACTGGCTCAAAAAAGAATCGCGTGATCCAAAGGAAATGCAGAACTTTCTATTGGACCTGCCCAATGAAGATCTGACTGCCTATGAAGTTAGTACATATGTGAACAGTGCAAAAAATGAAGGAGAAACGTGCATCGCTCCGCTGGTCGATGAATAGGACTGATGCTTTTGCCAAATTCAAAGGATGAGGTTGGGACAAAAAGCGTTATCGCTCAAGATAATTCCGAATGT from Virgibacillus sp. MSP4-1 harbors:
- a CDS encoding HAD family hydrolase, whose product is MLNSFIEKTDVIIFDLDGTLYEGDQHFALMVENLKQRLPEKHHKAFDELYRKSLAGEHALTIGKVYDVQEDVIWTWDPFTTELTNAQNWDNEQVHIYNAPTKLSVSEFDYQRFVPIGDGWWPPYSIARHFGLTVEDTQWAYRRTKEQMANLDGMLEPTPGLQQYLEELSKTKKLVLITNSEIDDVHRLLKFLGLDHIFSDIVPSALKPMNTNKHFEEVLARYAVKPEQVLSIGDNFMNEVAPALQLGMYGIWLTTSNEVPLKDDKFAKIRTLATE
- the mreBH gene encoding rod-share determining protein MreBH produces the protein MFSSAEIGIDLGTANLLIYTKNKGIVYNEPAVVAIDTTSQNVLAVGEEAKQMIGKTPQNIVPVRPMKDGVIADYEVTSQMLKEMLKKVSKKLGHSLRKPSVVVCVPTGATSVERRAIHNAIKEYGAKYVHLIEEPIAAAIGAGLPVDEPVSNMVVDIGGGTSEVAIISFGGIVSSQSTRVGGDKIDQAIIQHVRKKYNVLIGERTAEQVKIQIGYALIDHPEETMEVRGRDMVSGLPKTIALTSTEIQKALQESLEQILEAIQTTLESCPPELSGDIVDQGITLTGGGALLKGMQEWLSNEIDVPVHIAPEPLECVAIGTGKSLKMITKLQKATK
- a CDS encoding YkgJ family cysteine cluster protein is translated as MKMYLSMEEIEERMNHLQNSYKIEEEKFYKVVEAWANKDTDVEQKLLASFQELLQVVSGEMEQMDETMGMKPTCQMGCAFCCYFPIIVSKMEAKLMTKAIECFPHERKERITAHLKTYFEKYGETLETITSFDYQEDSDFKRKYIRSHVPCPLLNTETNMCMAYEIRPIPCRTYVNYTDPKICAENDMPEETISFEFLYNEYMGALNEFVQFLYEEEHTAFIDYPDDLFSYDYLPNWLKAWSEEKSI
- a CDS encoding SOS response-associated peptidase encodes the protein MCGRFTLLAEELDILEAFGVAHDIENYEPRYNIAPGQSVLAVVHDGEKKRAGYLKWGLVPSWAKDPSIGYKMINARTETAAEKPSFKRLMERRRCLIVADSFYEWKKLDHKTKQPLRISLQDRKLFAFAGLWDRWKQGDKEMVTCTIMTKSPNEFMSEIHNRMPVILPKEKEEDWLKKESRDPKEMQNFLLDLPNEDLTAYEVSTYVNSAKNEGETCIAPLVDE
- a CDS encoding DUF1992 domain-containing protein, which codes for MDIGYILAEEKIKTSIDKGELDDLPGKGRPLPEDDLAGVSEDLRTSYRMMKNAGILPEEMKIKKEMVTLEELMNQTRDEKLQEEYKEKLTEKHLHYQSLMDKRRLSSSPAYPKYRGKIQKRFGIRY
- a CDS encoding YflJ family protein — translated: MHIGSKGWYVNELKKIGVNRYEERKIESYKKHVLANLLESKQQ